In Prochlorococcus marinus str. MIT 1214, one DNA window encodes the following:
- a CDS encoding NAD-dependent epimerase/dehydratase family protein: protein MNSKINIDTILVTGAAGFIGSALVKALLELNLKVIGIDNLNDYYCTSLKRSRLTEIEKVSINNGEWFFYEISIEDNKLLLDIINTYNPQVLIHLAAQAGVRYSITNPSAYIQSNLVGFANVLEGCRQNKVPHLIYASSSSVYGGNTNLPFSEEQAVNHPVSLYAATKKSNELMAHTYSHLYDLPTTGLRFFTVYGPWGRPDMAPMIFARSILNNEPIKVFNQGEMQRDFTYIDDVVEGIIRCCFKKASIDDDFNPLIPNPSTSSAPFRIFNLGNSHPIHLTYFIELLEMNLGKKAIKNLLPIQPGDVVSTAARMDLLNSWVEYKPTTSIENGIKLFSEWYLDYFKNTF from the coding sequence ATGAATTCAAAGATAAATATTGATACAATACTTGTAACAGGTGCTGCAGGTTTTATTGGCTCAGCTTTAGTAAAAGCGCTTCTTGAATTGAATTTAAAAGTTATTGGTATTGATAACTTAAATGATTATTATTGTACTTCTTTAAAAAGATCTAGACTAACTGAAATTGAGAAAGTTTCTATAAACAATGGAGAATGGTTTTTTTATGAGATTTCGATAGAAGATAATAAATTATTGTTAGATATCATCAATACATACAATCCACAAGTGCTTATTCATCTTGCTGCACAAGCTGGTGTTCGTTATTCAATCACCAATCCTTCTGCTTACATACAAAGTAATTTAGTCGGTTTTGCAAATGTACTTGAAGGATGTAGGCAGAATAAGGTTCCTCATTTAATTTATGCATCAAGCAGCTCTGTTTATGGTGGTAATACAAATCTCCCTTTCTCTGAAGAACAAGCAGTCAATCATCCAGTTAGTTTATATGCAGCGACTAAGAAATCTAATGAATTAATGGCTCATACCTATAGCCATTTATATGATTTACCAACGACTGGACTTCGATTCTTTACAGTTTATGGTCCATGGGGAAGGCCAGATATGGCTCCTATGATTTTTGCAAGATCAATTTTAAATAATGAGCCAATTAAAGTATTTAATCAAGGTGAAATGCAGAGAGATTTCACTTACATTGATGATGTGGTGGAAGGTATAATTCGTTGTTGTTTCAAGAAAGCAAGTATTGATGATGACTTTAATCCGCTGATTCCAAACCCTTCAACTTCATCCGCACCTTTTCGGATTTTTAATTTAGGTAACTCCCATCCAATTCATCTTACATATTTTATAGAGCTATTAGAGATGAATTTAGGAAAGAAAGCAATAAAGAATTTGCTACCTATTCAGCCAGGAGACGTGGTTTCAACAGCTGCAAGGATGGACTTACTTAATTCATGGGTAGAATATAAACCCACAACATCTATTGAAAATGGTATTAAATTATTTTCTGAATGGTATTTAGATTATTTTAAAAATACTTTTTAA
- a CDS encoding photosystem I reaction center subunit XII — protein MNFLFGVPSTFDLSKVDFSSGLGINSPDLAGISFLMVIFAGVLALRLGTTLRDS, from the coding sequence ATGAACTTTTTATTCGGAGTTCCAAGTACATTTGATCTATCCAAAGTAGATTTCTCCTCAGGCCTAGGTATAAATTCGCCTGATCTTGCTGGGATATCATTTTTAATGGTTATTTTTGCTGGGGTTTTAGCTTTGAGACTTGGAACAACTCTTAGAGACTCATAG
- a CDS encoding tetratricopeptide repeat protein, whose translation MDGSSQEGEVKQKVTEVKTYPVPYALEANKENITVNTNTPATPSKEQIINQAFRFHSQGNISEAAKCYQHCINKGFNDHRVFSNYAGILQGIGKLEEAEISLRKAIEIKPDYAEAHSNLGNILKDIGKLEEAEISLRKAIEIKPDYAEAHSNLGNILKDIGKSKEAELLYRKAIEIKPDYAEAHSNLGNILKDIGKSKEAELLYRKAIEIKSDFAEAYYNLGNILKDIGKSKEAELLYRKAIELKSDFADAHYNLGNILKDIGKSKEAELLYRKAIELKSDFAEAHANLGGILINLGNLKEARLCSEKIMSLRSWSISGSYGFNYEMRLD comes from the coding sequence ATGGATGGTTCTAGTCAAGAAGGAGAAGTAAAGCAAAAAGTCACTGAAGTAAAAACATACCCAGTTCCATATGCTTTAGAAGCAAACAAAGAAAATATTACTGTTAATACCAATACTCCTGCCACACCCTCTAAAGAGCAAATAATTAATCAAGCATTTAGGTTTCATTCACAAGGAAACATTTCAGAAGCAGCAAAATGTTATCAGCATTGTATAAATAAAGGTTTTAATGATCACCGAGTTTTTTCTAATTATGCAGGAATTTTACAAGGTATTGGCAAATTAGAAGAAGCAGAAATCTCATTACGAAAAGCAATTGAAATCAAACCTGATTACGCAGAGGCGCATTCCAATCTGGGAAACATATTGAAAGATATTGGCAAATTAGAAGAAGCAGAAATCTCATTACGAAAAGCAATTGAAATCAAACCTGATTACGCAGAGGCGCATTCCAACTTGGGAAACATATTGAAAGATATTGGCAAATCAAAAGAAGCAGAATTGTTATACCGTAAAGCAATTGAAATCAAACCTGATTACGCAGAGGCGCATTCCAACCTGGGAAACATATTGAAAGATATTGGCAAATCAAAAGAAGCAGAATTGTTATACCGTAAAGCAATTGAAATCAAATCTGATTTTGCAGAGGCGTATTACAATCTGGGAAACATATTGAAAGATATTGGCAAATCAAAAGAAGCAGAATTGTTATACCGTAAAGCAATTGAACTTAAATCAGATTTCGCAGATGCGCATTACAATCTGGGAAACATATTGAAAGATATTGGCAAATCAAAAGAAGCAGAATTGTTATACCGTAAAGCAATTGAACTTAAATCAGATTTCGCAGAGGCGCATGCTAATTTAGGCGGCATATTGATTAATCTGGGGAACTTAAAAGAAGCAAGATTATGTTCAGAAAAAATTATGTCTTTAAGGTCATGGTCAATTTCCGGTTCATATGGTTTTAATTATGAGATGAGATTAGATTGA
- a CDS encoding DUF2470 domain-containing protein, whose protein sequence is MNPEPITQESSTRICNHMNQDHKDAVIAYAKYYGKIKAFKSAKMISLSPVSIQLKIDEQTVEIKFDHILKDCSDAHKTLVRMTKAIPAL, encoded by the coding sequence ATGAATCCCGAGCCAATCACACAAGAGTCAAGTACAAGAATTTGTAATCATATGAACCAAGATCATAAGGATGCAGTCATTGCATATGCCAAATATTATGGAAAAATTAAAGCTTTTAAATCAGCAAAAATGATTAGCTTATCTCCAGTATCTATTCAGCTTAAAATTGATGAACAGACAGTAGAAATAAAATTTGATCATATTCTCAAAGACTGTTCAGATGCTCATAAAACATTGGTAAGGATGACTAAAGCTATTCCTGCATTATGA